In one window of Kosmotoga pacifica DNA:
- the amrA gene encoding AmmeMemoRadiSam system protein A — protein sequence MKGNSPYVNWAWVVLESFIIRGVYPEIPEDLPSELITKRAGCFVTLHKKGGKLRGCIGTILPAKDTLAEEIRDNAIAAATRDPRFPPLSQEEFDDIVISVDVLGEPQECSVEGLDPKKYGVIVEKDWRRGVLLPDLAEVDTVEKQLRIVLMKAGISPTEDYRLFRFTATRYY from the coding sequence ATGAAAGGGAATTCTCCCTATGTAAATTGGGCCTGGGTGGTTCTGGAGTCTTTCATCATACGGGGAGTTTATCCGGAGATTCCTGAAGACCTTCCATCGGAGTTGATAACAAAAAGAGCCGGGTGTTTTGTCACCCTCCATAAAAAAGGTGGGAAACTTCGTGGGTGTATCGGGACTATACTTCCAGCAAAGGATACACTTGCTGAAGAAATCCGTGACAACGCCATCGCTGCCGCGACCCGAGATCCGAGATTCCCACCGCTCTCTCAAGAAGAATTCGATGACATCGTGATTTCTGTGGATGTGCTGGGCGAGCCGCAGGAATGTTCAGTGGAAGGTCTTGATCCTAAAAAGTATGGTGTAATAGTAGAAAAAGATTGGAGAAGAGGTGTCTTGCTTCCTGATCTCGCGGAAGTCGATACTGTTGAGAAGCAACTCCGGATAGTCTTGATGAAGGCTGGTATCTCCCCAACTGAAGACTACAGGCTCTTCAGGTTCACAGCCACCAGGTACTACTGA
- the deoC gene encoding deoxyribose-phosphate aldolase — protein MIKMSLKEKIAGEIERFRNVYTFKEREIPENIELAKYIDHTLLKPEATPQMIEQLCKEAIENSFYSVCVNSSFLPLVNKILEGTEVKRAVVIGFPLGSVSTEVKVFETRWCLQQGVDEFDMVINVGLLKAGLFDEVYNDIKAVVDASQGKIVKVIIETALLTEEEKVAACVLAKEAGAQFVKTSTGFSKSGATVEDVSLMKFVVGEGMKVKASGGVRTKEIALAMIRAGADRIGTSSGIKIISE, from the coding sequence ATGATTAAAATGAGTTTAAAAGAAAAAATTGCTGGTGAAATTGAAAGATTCAGAAATGTGTACACCTTCAAGGAAAGGGAAATTCCTGAGAATATTGAGCTCGCTAAGTATATAGATCACACTCTTCTAAAGCCAGAAGCCACCCCTCAGATGATAGAACAGCTCTGCAAAGAGGCCATTGAGAATTCTTTTTACAGCGTCTGTGTCAACAGCTCCTTTTTGCCTCTGGTGAATAAAATCCTTGAAGGCACCGAGGTGAAAAGAGCAGTTGTAATAGGCTTTCCGCTCGGGTCAGTGTCCACCGAAGTCAAAGTTTTCGAAACCCGCTGGTGCCTTCAACAGGGTGTAGATGAGTTCGACATGGTCATCAACGTTGGACTTTTGAAAGCCGGGCTATTCGACGAAGTCTATAACGACATCAAAGCTGTGGTAGACGCCTCACAGGGAAAGATAGTTAAGGTTATCATAGAAACAGCGCTTCTGACAGAGGAAGAAAAAGTAGCGGCGTGTGTTCTCGCGAAAGAAGCCGGAGCGCAATTCGTTAAGACCTCGACCGGATTCAGCAAATCTGGAGCCACTGTGGAAGACGTTTCACTGATGAAATTCGTTGTTGGAGAAGGCATGAAAGTAAAGGCATCGGGTGGAGTCCGAACAAAAGAAATAGCTCTTGCAATGATTAGGGCAGGAGCCGACAGAATAGGTACGAGCTCAGGAATAAAAATAATTAGCGAATAA
- a CDS encoding HD domain-containing protein, producing MISREKSLELIKKNVKKKNILKHMLATEAVMRELARKFGEDEERWGIAGLLHDLDYEYTFDSPEKHGLMTAEMLKEYDVPEDVRNAILAHCEKKDRETLMEKAIYAADPVTGFIVAAVLIRKGTKLKDLTVDFLKNRFKEKSFARGASREKMSSCEDLGLSLDEFLALSLKAMQTISEELGL from the coding sequence ATGATTTCGCGCGAGAAATCCCTGGAGCTTATAAAGAAAAATGTTAAGAAGAAGAACATTCTAAAACATATGCTTGCTACTGAAGCGGTGATGAGAGAGCTTGCCAGAAAATTTGGAGAAGATGAGGAACGCTGGGGAATTGCCGGTCTTCTTCATGATCTGGACTACGAATACACTTTCGACTCTCCTGAGAAGCATGGCCTCATGACTGCGGAGATGCTTAAGGAATACGATGTACCAGAAGACGTCAGGAATGCCATTCTCGCCCATTGCGAGAAGAAAGACCGTGAAACTCTAATGGAAAAGGCAATCTATGCAGCTGATCCGGTCACTGGTTTTATAGTAGCCGCTGTGCTCATAAGGAAAGGAACGAAATTAAAGGACCTCACTGTTGATTTTCTAAAAAACCGCTTTAAGGAAAAAAGCTTTGCCAGGGGAGCAAGTCGTGAAAAAATGTCGAGCTGTGAAGACCTCGGACTATCACTCGATGAATTTCTGGCCCTTTCTTTAAAGGCCATGCAGACTATTTCAGAAGAACTCGGGCTTTGA
- a CDS encoding cyclodeaminase/cyclohydrolase family protein, with translation MDLCTLSVKDFLKRVAEKSPTPGGGAVGCVVASLAASLGAMVANLTIGKRGYEDVSDHMESALEVCENEMTYLCDLVNKDVQAFDQVMTAYKLPKNTEEEKAARKVKIQQALKTAIEVPFDLARRAKNIIVNLERIAKWGNLNAISDIESAAHLLYAVYYVAKANVMINMKSLNDEKYSEWVKEEMGHIESQIKGSYERILDVIAKRNG, from the coding sequence ATGGACTTATGCACTCTGAGTGTGAAAGACTTTCTTAAACGTGTTGCCGAAAAATCACCCACGCCAGGTGGTGGTGCTGTAGGGTGTGTCGTAGCTTCTCTTGCCGCTTCTCTTGGAGCTATGGTAGCCAATCTGACTATCGGTAAAAGAGGTTATGAAGATGTTTCAGATCATATGGAATCAGCTCTTGAGGTCTGTGAAAACGAGATGACGTATCTTTGTGATCTCGTCAATAAAGACGTTCAGGCCTTTGATCAAGTCATGACAGCTTATAAGCTACCCAAAAACACCGAAGAAGAGAAGGCAGCAAGGAAAGTTAAAATTCAGCAGGCATTGAAGACTGCCATCGAAGTTCCATTTGACCTTGCCAGGCGTGCTAAGAACATAATCGTCAATCTGGAAAGGATCGCAAAATGGGGAAATCTGAATGCCATTTCTGATATTGAAAGTGCAGCTCATCTTCTCTACGCAGTATACTATGTAGCGAAGGCAAATGTCATGATAAACATGAAAAGTCTTAATGATGAAAAATACTCTGAATGGGTAAAGGAGGAAATGGGTCACATAGAAAGCCAGATAAAGGGTTCCTACGAAAGAATTCTGGATGTGATCGCGAAAAGAAATGGTTGA
- a CDS encoding FAD:protein FMN transferase, with translation MRQRNPRNPLSSSVFLYTVLTLLAIFLIVWTFITNNKQEYYTKTEYLLGTYVTVRVNGDNTSPVLLANAAFKEIKRIDKKFGNNNGIIGELNSSAGEWVEIDQETAFLLKSAIDVAKNTGGAFDPTLYPIIRLWGFDDINAEKRVPSSDEIEEALMSIGYENIELSPEGKRVRLLNGAQIDLSGIAKGYAVDMAIKKIKSIDESATGFIDAGGDIGIIGPKFGSRPWVIGIRHPRSEDADKVIDYVYMYDGAIATSGDYERFFEVDGVRYHHIFDPETGYPADNGVISSTVIHKSAMLADAYATAAFVLGDSPGVTFFPRFGALAFLVKKDLTVFKNAGFEVYLNK, from the coding sequence ATGCGGCAAAGAAATCCCCGTAATCCTCTAAGCAGTTCTGTCTTTTTATATACGGTTCTCACATTGCTGGCAATTTTTCTCATCGTCTGGACGTTCATCACCAACAACAAACAGGAGTATTACACAAAAACGGAGTACTTACTTGGAACCTATGTAACAGTGAGAGTGAATGGTGACAATACATCTCCTGTACTTCTTGCGAATGCCGCATTTAAGGAAATAAAGAGAATTGACAAAAAGTTTGGCAACAACAATGGAATAATCGGTGAGCTGAACTCCTCGGCGGGAGAATGGGTCGAAATCGATCAAGAGACTGCATTTTTATTGAAAAGTGCCATTGATGTGGCAAAAAATACCGGGGGTGCTTTTGACCCCACGTTATACCCGATCATAAGACTGTGGGGATTCGATGACATAAATGCCGAAAAACGAGTTCCCTCGAGTGACGAAATAGAGGAAGCATTAATGAGTATCGGGTATGAGAATATCGAGCTATCACCGGAAGGCAAAAGGGTAAGGCTTTTAAATGGCGCACAAATAGATCTTTCGGGTATTGCAAAGGGCTACGCTGTAGATATGGCGATAAAAAAAATAAAATCTATTGATGAAAGTGCGACAGGGTTCATCGATGCCGGGGGTGACATAGGCATAATAGGTCCTAAATTTGGAAGCAGACCGTGGGTGATTGGCATCAGACACCCACGGAGTGAGGATGCAGACAAAGTGATAGATTACGTCTACATGTACGATGGCGCAATAGCTACGTCCGGTGATTACGAGAGATTCTTTGAAGTTGATGGGGTACGGTACCATCATATCTTCGACCCCGAAACGGGCTATCCTGCTGACAATGGCGTAATAAGTTCCACGGTTATCCACAAAAGTGCTATGCTGGCTGACGCGTACGCCACAGCTGCTTTCGTGCTCGGTGACTCTCCGGGCGTTACTTTCTTTCCGAGATTTGGTGCCCTGGCTTTCCTTGTGAAAAAGGATCTGACAGTGTTTAAGAATGCAGGTTTTGAGGTGTATTTAAACAAATGA
- a CDS encoding Gx transporter family protein, giving the protein MKDTRKVARLAILISLGAAIYFLENLIPFPVPVPGGRWGFSNMVLLISLPGASFTDILILSAGKNVLGSLVSGKIATPGFLMGLFGVSSSAALMWLMSRAKIFGLAGISVAGAAVNNLIQLSIAAFYVVREPGLLGLYPYFALTGSLSALINAYIAFKVLERVGDFHWRWK; this is encoded by the coding sequence ATGAAGGACACCAGAAAAGTTGCCAGACTCGCTATTCTCATATCTCTCGGCGCAGCAATATATTTTCTTGAAAACCTTATTCCCTTCCCTGTACCTGTTCCCGGTGGACGGTGGGGATTTTCTAATATGGTGCTCCTGATTTCTCTGCCAGGAGCTTCCTTTACTGATATCCTGATTTTGTCAGCCGGGAAAAACGTACTTGGAAGCCTTGTTTCAGGAAAGATAGCGACACCGGGTTTTTTAATGGGATTATTTGGTGTATCGAGTTCCGCAGCTCTTATGTGGCTTATGAGCAGAGCAAAGATATTTGGATTGGCAGGAATCAGCGTTGCTGGAGCGGCTGTCAATAATCTCATACAGCTTTCGATTGCCGCATTTTATGTAGTCAGGGAACCAGGATTACTCGGCCTGTACCCATATTTTGCGTTAACTGGAAGTCTATCCGCCTTGATAAACGCATATATTGCTTTCAAAGTGTTGGAAAGGGTTGGTGATTTTCACTGGCGATGGAAATAA
- the amrS gene encoding AmmeMemoRadiSam system radical SAM enzyme: MKPAIYFDELEDDVLQCLLCPNKCIIKPGQTGICKARKNIKGMLYSLNYGELTSIAMDPIEKKPLYHYHPGSEILSVGSWGCNLHCDFCQNWEISKRRPGIINRVIPDQLIEIVKSRGSFGLAFTYNEPTVYFEFILDTARNAIRGGIEIVLVTNGYIEKEPLGLLVQSVNAMNIDLKGWNPELYKKLGGEKTYILKTIEKALEAGVHVELTTLIIPEENDSPEDMKEEVKWIASLSTDIPLHITRYYPAYKYDKPPSPPEKLKQLWEIAREQLNYVYLGNILTTKECNTYCPSCGALLIERSGYNTKIENLDEEGRCSKCGKEIPVIL; encoded by the coding sequence ATGAAACCAGCCATATACTTCGATGAGCTGGAAGATGATGTTTTGCAGTGTTTACTCTGTCCCAACAAATGCATAATCAAACCCGGACAAACAGGTATTTGCAAAGCCAGAAAAAACATCAAAGGAATGCTGTATTCCTTAAATTACGGAGAATTAACCTCGATAGCGATGGATCCTATCGAGAAAAAGCCTTTATATCACTATCACCCCGGTTCAGAAATACTTTCCGTTGGTTCATGGGGATGTAATCTCCACTGTGATTTTTGCCAGAACTGGGAGATTTCAAAGCGTAGGCCAGGAATAATAAATCGTGTTATTCCAGATCAGCTGATAGAGATCGTAAAGAGCAGGGGCTCCTTCGGACTGGCTTTTACATATAACGAGCCGACTGTATACTTTGAATTCATCCTGGATACAGCCAGAAACGCTATCCGGGGGGGTATTGAAATCGTACTTGTGACCAACGGTTATATCGAAAAAGAACCACTCGGATTATTGGTACAATCCGTGAATGCCATGAATATCGATCTCAAGGGCTGGAATCCAGAATTGTACAAAAAACTTGGAGGAGAAAAAACATACATCCTCAAGACTATTGAAAAGGCCCTAGAAGCGGGAGTGCATGTTGAACTCACGACATTAATCATACCGGAAGAAAACGACTCACCTGAAGACATGAAAGAAGAGGTGAAATGGATCGCGTCTCTGTCAACCGATATTCCCCTTCATATCACACGATATTATCCAGCTTACAAATACGACAAGCCACCATCTCCTCCCGAAAAACTTAAGCAATTATGGGAAATAGCGCGCGAACAACTCAACTACGTCTACCTTGGCAATATCCTCACCACAAAGGAATGCAACACCTACTGTCCTTCCTGTGGAGCACTCCTCATTGAGAGGAGCGGATACAACACGAAAATCGAAAACCTGGATGAAGAAGGTAGGTGCTCCAAATGCGGCAAAGAAATCCCCGTAATCCTCTAA
- a CDS encoding NusG domain II-containing protein: MILFALLVGIILVMFTRVSYIATEADIYVDGKAYMKIDISKDATYNVADHMVVEVFNGKIRVKESDCPEKLCVKQGWVSSPEIPIVCLPNKIIIKIVGTTSDEEMDAITR; the protein is encoded by the coding sequence ATGATACTGTTTGCCCTGCTTGTAGGTATTATATTGGTGATGTTCACCAGAGTATCGTATATAGCTACCGAAGCTGATATCTATGTTGATGGAAAAGCCTACATGAAGATAGATATATCAAAAGATGCTACGTATAATGTTGCAGATCACATGGTAGTAGAAGTATTCAATGGAAAGATTAGAGTAAAAGAATCAGACTGCCCGGAAAAGCTCTGTGTAAAGCAAGGTTGGGTTTCATCGCCGGAAATACCTATTGTGTGTTTACCGAATAAGATCATAATAAAGATAGTTGGTACAACTTCTGATGAAGAAATGGATGCGATAACCAGATGA
- the radC gene encoding RadC family protein: protein MKAHGNMPREKLAEFGPEALSSSELIAILLRTGFNEMDVIKLSQNLLNRYGSLTRLLATDLSELSSIRGIGFAKAVTLKAALEIGNRIFKEIASVEKRALRDPESVYYLCHDMTLLEEESVRVISLDSKLNLSGYETVSVGTIDSSLLHPREVFKSAIRKAAAAIIVVHNHPSGDPTPSSEDIKITEKLTDAGKIVGIKLLDHVIIGKGKYYSFSASKIFSISEVQHDFAREIPGAYKEKC, encoded by the coding sequence TTGAAAGCGCATGGCAACATGCCTCGAGAAAAGCTGGCAGAGTTTGGGCCAGAAGCACTCAGCAGTTCCGAACTCATTGCTATTTTGCTTCGAACTGGGTTCAACGAGATGGATGTAATAAAGTTAAGCCAGAACCTTCTGAACAGATATGGTTCCCTTACAAGGTTGCTGGCAACGGACCTTTCAGAACTTTCTTCTATAAGAGGTATTGGTTTTGCGAAAGCGGTAACACTGAAAGCAGCTCTCGAAATAGGAAACCGGATATTCAAAGAGATTGCTTCTGTCGAAAAGAGGGCTTTGAGAGATCCAGAAAGTGTCTATTATCTTTGTCACGACATGACACTGCTGGAAGAAGAGTCCGTGCGGGTTATCAGCCTGGACAGCAAATTGAATCTCTCCGGGTACGAGACTGTGAGCGTTGGAACCATTGACAGTTCTTTGTTGCATCCCAGAGAGGTATTTAAATCAGCCATCAGGAAAGCAGCAGCTGCTATTATTGTTGTGCACAACCACCCTTCGGGAGATCCAACACCGAGTAGCGAGGATATAAAAATAACTGAAAAACTCACAGACGCTGGTAAAATTGTTGGGATTAAGCTCCTTGATCACGTTATAATAGGCAAAGGAAAATATTACAGTTTCAGTGCATCAAAAATATTCAGTATTTCGGAGGTGCAACATGATTTCGCGCGAGAAATCCCTGGAGCTTATAAAGAAAAATGTTAA
- a CDS encoding nucleoside triphosphate pyrophosphatase, with translation MEIILASTSPRRRELIKLFGVPFSVIPPNDVDEDLSPISLTEDLKKVATKKAKSVLSKITKIDEKVIIGADTVVVLKGEILLKPKDTYEAYRHLKRLSGVLHEVYTGVGIVTKNEEFSFVEITKVKFRELDDVTIHKYIATGIPMDKAGAYGIQDYGALFVESIIGDFYNVMGLPIGRIWQELRDRGYEL, from the coding sequence ATGGAAATAATACTGGCTTCAACTTCACCCCGAAGGCGGGAGCTGATAAAATTATTTGGGGTACCATTTTCTGTAATTCCACCAAATGATGTGGACGAAGATCTTTCGCCCATTTCTTTAACGGAGGACCTTAAAAAAGTAGCCACTAAAAAGGCGAAAAGTGTCCTTTCAAAGATCACTAAAATTGATGAAAAAGTGATTATAGGCGCAGATACTGTCGTGGTTCTCAAAGGAGAAATCCTTCTCAAACCTAAGGATACTTATGAAGCTTATAGGCATCTGAAAAGACTTTCAGGTGTTTTACATGAAGTTTACACGGGTGTGGGTATCGTGACTAAGAATGAAGAATTCTCTTTTGTTGAGATAACAAAAGTAAAATTCAGAGAACTTGATGACGTTACTATACATAAGTACATAGCAACGGGGATACCTATGGACAAAGCAGGTGCTTATGGAATTCAGGATTATGGAGCTCTCTTCGTTGAAAGCATAATAGGAGATTTTTATAACGTGATGGGCCTTCCCATCGGTAGAATATGGCAGGAACTCAGGGATAGGGGGTACGAACTTTGA